From Rhododendron vialii isolate Sample 1 chromosome 10a, ASM3025357v1, the proteins below share one genomic window:
- the LOC131304743 gene encoding AAA-ATPase ASD, mitochondrial-like, whose amino-acid sequence MKMMGESWAELGSRIAGLMFVWATIQQFFPHQLRAYLDKVSDKLLGIVYPFVQITVHEYTGGRRNEVYAAIESYLGAKSTAQARRLKADMVKNSKSFVLSLDKSEEVTDEFRGVKLWWVLKESVRSPTTFSLYRSAPDERKYYMLSFHRKNRDIVAGAYLSYVMEEGKALELKNRQRKLYTNKPNDSWGWEGKHLWNHIVFEHPASFRTLAMDPKKKQEIIDDLIAFGKSKEYYAKIGKAWKRGYLLYGPPGTGKSTMIAAMANFLNYDVYDLELTSVKNNSDLRKLLVDTSSKSIIVIEDIDCSLDLTGKRMKKKKGKSGEEEQNDPLEAKEKENEGDDGSKVTLSGLLNFIDGIWSACGPERIIIFTTNHKDKLDPALIRRGRMDIHIEMSYCKFEAFKVLAKNYLDVDSHPLFETVGRLLEETSMSPCDVAENLIPKTASKEVETCLNNLVEALNKAKQTARLNAEKEAKTKKVSARRYSRWMKMIGKLRRKNED is encoded by the coding sequence atgaaGATGATGGGAGAGTCTTGGGCAGAACTGGGATCAAGAATTGCCGGCCTAATGTTCGTCTGGGCCACAATTCAACAGTTCTTCCCGCACCAGCTCCGAGCCTATCTCGATAAAGTGAGCGACAAACTTCTCGGAATCGTTTACCCGTTCGTTCAGATCACAGTCCACGAGTACACCGGCGGCAGGCGCAACGAGGTCTATGCCGCCATCGAGAGCTACCTCGGTGCCAAGTCCACCGCTCAAGCCCGGCGTCTCAAGGCCGACATGGTCAAGAACAGCAAGTCTTTCGTCCTGAGTTTGGACAAGAGCGAGGAGGTCACGGATGAGTTCAGAGGTGTCAAGCTCTGGTGGGTTTTGAAGGAGAGCGTCCGGAGCCCTACGACTTTTTCCCTATATCGCTCTGCTCCGGACGAACGAAAGTATTACATGCTCTCGTTCCACAGAAAAAACAGAGACATTGTCGCCGGGGCGTACTTGAGTTATGTCATGGAAGAAGGGAAGGCGCTCGAGCTCAAAAACCGCCAACGGAAGCTTTACACGAACAAGCCGAACGATAGTTGGGGCTGGGAAGGGAAGCATTTGTGGAATCACATAGTTTTCGAGCATCCGGCGTCATTTCGGACGCTGGCAATGGATCCCAAGAAGAAGCAGGAGATTATCGATGATTTGATCGCTTTCGGCAAGAGCAAAGAGTATTACGCAAAGATTGGGAAGGCTTGGAAGCGCGGGTATCTGCTTTACGGCCCGCCGGGGACCGGTAAGTCCACCATGATCGCGGCCATGGCTAATTTCTTGAACTACGACGTTTACGATCTTGAGCTGACGTCGGTGAAGAACAATTCGGATTTGAGGAAGCTGTTGGTGGACACGTCGAGCAAGTCCATTATCGTGATCGAGGACATCGATTGCTCGCTCGACCTTACGGGCaaaaggatgaagaagaagaaggggaaaagTGGGGAGGAAGAACAGAACGACCCGCTCGAGGCGAAAGAGAAGGAGAACGAGGGAGACGACGGAAGCAAGGTTACGCTTTCCGGGCTGTTGAACTTTATCGATGGGATTTGGTCTGCCTGTGGTCCGGAGAGGATAATCATTTTCACGACTAACCACAAGGACAAACTCGACCCGGCTCTCATTCGGAGGGGGCGAATGGACATACACATCGAAATGTCGTATTGCAAGTTCGAAGCGTTCAAGGTGCTGGCGAAGAATTACCTGGATGTCGATTCCCACCCTTTGTTCGAAACCGTGGGCCGTTTGCTGGAGGAAACAAGCATGAGTCCTTGCGATGTTGCAGAGAACTTGATACCCAAGACGGCTTCGAAAGAGGTTGAGACTTGCTTGAACAACCTGGTTGAGGCTCTCAACAAGGCCAAGCAAACGGCTAGGTTGAATGCTGAGAAAGAAGCGAAAACGAAGAAAGTATCTGCTAGAAGATATAGTCGATGGATGAAGATGATTGGGAAGCTGAGGAGGAAAAATGAGgactga
- the LOC131304742 gene encoding AAA-ATPase At3g28510-like translates to MVVMRGETWGQFGSAIASFMFLWAMLNKYFPHYLRASIETRFQKLANYFNPYVQITFHEFSGDRMKRSEAYKSIENYLGSRSTKQAKRLKGDVNQENHSLVLAMDDHEEVTDEYEGIKFKWASRKTVRESKSITFSPPQDEKRSYRLTFHAKHRKTATETYLDRVLREGREIGTRKRQRKLYSNSPSDSYGFKRATWSHIVFEHRATFDTLAMDPKKKKAIMDDLVTFSKAKDYYARIGKAWKRGYLLYGPPGTGKTTMIAAIANFLNYDVYDVELTAVKSNTDLRKLLIDTSSKSVIVLEDIDCSLELTGQRENRDEEKKEEGQEVKKDGAQEKEEKKKGGVTLSGLLNFIDGLWSASGGERLIVFTTNHVEKLDPALIRRGRMDRHIEMSYCDFEAFKVLAKNYLGLESHPLFGAIRSLLEEIDMTPADVAENLMPKTVEEDAGVCLGILIEAIENAKEEARKKLGEKEEKAEAEQGQEEEKAMFTKKKKKKEKRESNGKRWGGSESES, encoded by the coding sequence ATGGTGGTGATGAGAGGAGAGACGTGGGGACAGTTTGGTTCAGCCATTGCCAGCTTCATGTTCCTCTGGGCAATGCTGAATAAGTACTTCCCCCATTACCTCCGAGCCTCCATCGAAACCCGCTTCCAGAAACTGGCCAACTACTTCAACCCGTATGTTCAAATCACCTTCCACGAGTTCTCCGGCGACCGCATGAAGCGCAGCGAAGCGTACAAATCCATCGAGAACTACCTCGGTTCCAGATCAACAAAACAAGCGAAGAGGCTCAAGGGAGATGTCAATCAGGAAAACCATTCTCTGGTCCTCGCGATGGACGATCACGAGGAGGTTACCGACGAATACGAGGGCATCAAGTTCAAGTGGGCTTCGAGAAAGACCGTTCGCGAATCGAAGTCGATCACTTTCTCCCCTCCGCAAGACGAGAAGCGAAGCTACAGGCTCACGTTCCACGCGAAACACCGGAAGACTGCCACCGAGACGTACCTCGATCGCGTGCTGAGGGAGGGGAGGGAGATCGGGACGAGGAAGCGGCAGCGGAAGCTCTACAGCAACAGCCCGTCCGATAGCTACGGGTTCAAGAGGGCGACGTGGAGCCACATCGTGTTCGAGCACCGCGCCACGTTCGACACTCTGGCAATGGacccgaagaagaagaaggcgaTCATGGACGATCTCGTCACGTTTAGCAAGGCCAAGGATTACTACGCGAGAATCGGCAAGGCGTGGAAGCGCGGCTACCTCCTCTATGGACCCCCGGGGACCGGGAAAACGACCATGATCGCCGCCATTGCTAATTTCCTCAATTACGACGTTTATGATGTTGAATTGACGGCGGTTAAGAGCAACACGGACCTGAGGAAGCTGCTGATCGATACGTCGAGCAAGTCGGTGATCGTGCTGGAGGACATAGATTGCTCGCTCGAGCTTACGGGGCAGAGAGAGAACAGGGATgaggagaagaaggaagaaggacAAGAAGTTAAGAAAGATGGTGCTcaggagaaggaggagaagaaaaaaggtGGTGTCACGCTTTCGGGGCTGCTGAATTTCATCGACGGGCTGTGGTCGGCGAGCGGAGGGGAGAGGCTCATCGTTTTCACGACCAACCATGTGGAGAAGCTGGACCCGGCGCTCATCCGGAGGGGGAGAATGGACCGGCACATCGAGATGTCGTACTGCGATTTCGAGGCGTTCAAAGTGCTGGCCAAGAATTATCTCGGCCTCGAATCGCACCCTTTGTTTGGCGCGATTCGGAGCCTGCTGGAAGAAATCGACATGACTCCTGCCGATGTCGCGGAGAATTTGATGCCCAAGACAGTTGAGGAGGATGCCGGTGTTTGCTTGGGAATCTTGATTGAAGCCATTGAGAATGCCAAGGAAGAAGCAAGGAAGAAATTGGGTGAGAAGGAAGAAAAGGCGGAAGCTGAGCAAGGccaagaagaagagaaagcaatgtttaccaaaaagaaaaagaaaaaagagaaaagagaaagcaATGGAAAAAGGTGGGGAGGAAGTGAATCTGAAAGCTGA
- the LOC131304745 gene encoding AAA-ATPase At3g28580-like produces MVNLLPFIGHQGSPGQQGMSQIGLGMAIAASMVVLTMFQQFLFNSFGGYLERCLRKLVSSVDPYVQIRFSEDSTDSGGPKNYEAYAAIETYLSSKCSAQAPRLKANSVRDINAPVLCVDDGEGVSDEFDGVTVWWHLEKEKDQGDVYRGSRNNRYYALTFRKRNRKMVVGEYLRHVMEEGKAVAASNRQLKLYSNSSSEHGAYWDYIMDFDHPANFETLAVEKEKKEDIIDDLIRFSTGSDYYRRIGKPWKRGYLLYGPPGTGKSTMIAAIANLLSYDVYDLELTAVRSNAALKRLLNRIPCNSMLVIEDIDCSSNITNQREKNDKDDGKTVKNILEKVTLSGLLNCLDGLFSANEGGRLMVFTTNNVEALDSALLRRGRMDKHVEMPYCGFEAFRILAKNYLGIEDHELFGKIEGLLNESSITPADVAESLIARRGKGEDCGEECLKKLIEALEKKGEGENGRM; encoded by the exons ATGGTGAACCTTCTACCTTTCATCGGCCACCAGGGTTCTCCAGGCCAGCAAGGGATGAGCCAAATCGGCCTGGGCATGGCAATCGCGGCCTCCATGGTGGTCCTAACCATGTTCCAACAATTCCTCTTCAACAGCTTCGGCGGCTACCTCGAACGGTGCCTTCGAAAACTGGTCAGCTCAGTGGACCCTTACGTCCAAATCAGGTTCAGCGAGGACTCGACGGACAGCGGCGGGCCCAAGAACTACGAGGCCTACGCCGCCATCGAGACCTACCTGAGTTCTAAATGCTCGGCCCAGGCGCCGCGGCTGAAGGCCAACTCGGTAAGAGATATCAACGCTCCCGTGCTGTGTGTGGACGACGGCGAGGGGGTTTCCGATGAGTTTGATGGGGTTACGGTTTGGTGGCATCTGGAGAAGGAGAAAGATCAGGGTGATGTTTACCGCGGCTCGAGGAATAACAG gtACTATGCCCTCACTTTTCGGAAAAGGAACCGGAAAATGGTGGTGGGGGAATACCTGAGGCATGTGATGGAAGAGGGTAAGGCGGTGGCGGCGAGCAATCGACAGCTGAAGCTCTACTCCAACAGTTCGAGCGAGCACGGAGCCTACTGGGATTACATAATGGATTTTGATCATCCAGCCAACTTCGAGACTCTTGCTgtggagaaagagaagaaggaaGACATTATCGATGATCTGATCAGGTTTTCTACGGGGAGCGATTACTATAGGAGGATCGGAAAGCCGTGGAAGAGAGG GTACCTCCTTTACGGCCCTCCAGGCACCGGTAAATCCACAATGATCGCGGCAATTGCGAATTTGCTAAGCTACGATGTCTACGACCTTGAATTAACAGCAGTTCGAAGCAATGCAGCCTTAAAACGCCTGTTGAACAGAATCCCCTGCAATTCAATGCTCGTGATTGAAGACATTGATTGCTCGAGCAATATCACGAACCAAAGGGAGAAGAATGACAAGGACGACGGAAAAACAGTCAAAAATATACTAGAAAAGGTGACGTTATCCGGACTGTTGAATTGCCTCGACGGACTTTTCTCGGCGAATGAGGGCGGGAGGCTAATGGTTTTCACAACGAACAACGTGGAGGCGCTCGATTCGGCGCTGCTTCGGAGGGGGAGAATGGACAAGCATGTCGAGATGCCGTATTGTGGATTCGAGGCGTTTAGGATCTTGGCAAAGAATTATTTGGGGATTGAGGATCATGAGTTGTTTGGGAAAATCGAAGGGTTGTTGAATGAGAGTAGCATCACTCCGGCAGACGTAGCCGAGAGTTTGATTGCGAGGAGGGGGAAAGGGGAAGATTGCGGCGAGGAGTGCTTGAAGAAACTGATCGAAGCGTTGGAGAAGAAAGGGGAGGGAGAAAACGGGCGGATGTAA